One stretch of Pedobacter riviphilus DNA includes these proteins:
- a CDS encoding cytochrome b5 domain-containing protein: MNLPTYTKQQLALRNGQDKPQIWVAYKGLIYDMTDSRLWRNGKHYEHWAGQDLTDELPDAPHTETVFEKFTPIAILVKPG, translated from the coding sequence ATGAATTTACCCACTTATACCAAACAGCAGCTCGCTTTACGCAACGGACAGGATAAACCCCAGATCTGGGTGGCTTACAAAGGGTTGATTTACGACATGACCGATAGCAGGTTATGGCGAAATGGCAAGCATTACGAACACTGGGCTGGGCAGGACCTCACCGACGAATTGCCGGATGCACCACATACCGAGACTGTTTTTGAAAAGTTTACTCCGATTGCCATCTTGGTTAAACCAGGTTAA